The nucleotide sequence CGACAGCGGCGCTTCTCCCGCCACCAGGCCACTGGCGGCCAGGCCATAGACCGGCACCTGGGGATCCAGCGACGGCGCCAGGTCCCGGGCGTATTGCACCTCGCCACCGAGTGGATGCACCAGGTACAGCGGCCGCTGGGAACCGCTGCGACGGATCGGCACCAGATTGCTGTTGGCGCCCGGCCGGGCCTGCCCATCGAGGGTCCTGGCGAAGCCGGCAATGGTCGGTTCGACAAACAGGTCGCGCACGGCGATGGGCTTGCCGAGCACCTTGCGCAGACGTGACGCCATCTGCACCGCCATCAACGAAATACCGCCGAGGCTGAAAAAGTCATCGTGACGGCTGATGCGCTCCTGTTTGAACAGATCCTGCCAGAGCGCCGCGATGGCGATTTCGGTATCGCCCCGAGGCGCTTCGTAAGGCAAGGCTGGGACCGGGTTGTCTTCGGTGCTGGTCGGTGAGGTCACGGCGGTGACCGAGCGCACCAGCGGCGGGGTGCTTTCCAGCAGTTGGCCGATGGATTGTCGTGGATCGGTCACCAGGTTTTCCAGCACCTTGGCGAACAGCTCGGCAATGTTCTGCACGGTCTCCCGGTCGAACAGATCGTTGGCATATTGCAGGCTGCCGCCGATGCGCTCGCCATTGTCGATCAGCGACAGCGACAGGTCGAACTGGGTGGTGTTGTGCGGACTTTCCAGGGTTTGCACCGCGAGCCCCGGCAGTTGCAGCGGTGCCGGGGGCGTGTTGTTCAGGCTCAACATCACCTGGAACAGCGGGCTGTGGCTCATGCTGCGAGTCGGTTGCAGCGCACTGACCACTTGCTCGAACGGCAGGTCCTGGTGACTGTAGGCTGCCAGGGTCTGGTCCTTGATCCGCGCCAGCAACTCGTCGACACGGCTGTCGCGCCCGGTGTCGACCCGCAACGCCAGGGTGTTGGCGAAGAAGCCGATCAACGCCTCCAGCTCCGGACGCTGACGGTTGGCCACTGGCGTGCCGACCACCACATCGTGTTGGCCGCTCAGGTGGCTCATCAACACCGACCAGCCGGCCAGCAGCACCATGAACAGCGTGCTGCCCTGGGCCTGGCTGAAGGCCCGCAGCTCGGCGCTGAGGGACACTGAAAAGGCATAGTCGACAATGCCGCCGGCATAGCTCTGTATCGCCGGACGCGGGCGATCCAGCGGCAGGTTCAACAGCGCGGGCGCGCCTTCCAGATGTTGCCGCCAGAAGTCGATCTGCGCCTGCAAGGCCGGGCCTTCGAGGGATTTGCGCTGCCAGGCGGCGTAGTCCACGTATTGCAGCGCCAGTGGCGGCAACGGGTCTTTCTGGCCTTGGGCGAAGGCGCTGTAGAGTACGCTCACCTCACGGGCCAGGACGCTGTTGGACCAACCGTCGGAGACGATGTGGTGCAAGGTCATGAACAGCACATGCTCCTCGTCCGCCAGTTGCACCAGGTGGCCGCGCATCAACGGCCCCTGGTTCAGGTCGAACAGCTGCGTGGCGTTGACCTGGCCGAGGCGCTTCAGGGTGATCGAGCGTTCGTCGGCCGGCATCGAGCGCAGGTCCTGTTGTTCCAACTGGAAGCGGTAGTCGGCCGGGGCGATCTTCTGCACCGGCTCGCCGTCCACCAGCTCGAAACGGGTGCGCAGGGTTTCATGACGCGCCACCAGACGATCGAGGGTCGCCTGCAAGGCCGCCTTGTCCAGCGAACCCGTCAGGCGCAAGGCCAGGGGCAGGTGGTAGGCGGCGCCAGCGGCGTGGTCCAGGTGATCGAGGAACCACAGCCGTTGCTGGGAGAAGGACAACGGCAGGCGGCCTGAGCGATTGGCCAGTGGAATCGATGCCGCCTCGTTGGGCGACGCGCTGTGGACCAGCGCGGCGAGGCCACGCACGGTCGGTGCGTCAAACAGTTCGCGCAGGGTGATCCGCGCGCCCAGTTTGCGGCGCAGCCGCGAGAGCAACTGCACGGCGAGCAACGAGTGGCCGCCCAGTTCGAGGAAGCCATCGTGACGGCCGACCTGATCCAGGTGCAGCAGGCCTTTCCAGATCTCGGCAATGGCGATCTCGGTATCCCCCAGCGGCGCCTCGTAGGCTTTGCTGGCGAGGGACTCCTGGCCCGGTTCGGGCAGGGCGCGGCGGTCGAGCTTGCCGTTGGCGGTCAGGGGCAAGGCGTCCAGGTGCACAAAGGCGCTGGGCACCATGTACTCGGGCAGGCCACTCAACAGCGTGCTGCGCAATTGCTCGGCCGGGACCGGCTCGCCGCAGACGTAGGCGACCAGGCGTTTGTTCTCCGCGTCGCCCTGGCTGTCCTCACGGGCGATCACTACGGCTTCGCGGATACCCGGGCAGGCCACCAGGGCATTCTCGATCTCGCCCAACTCGATCCGGAAGCCACGGATCTTCACCTGGAAGTCGTTACGCCCCAGGTACTCCAGCGTACCGTCGGCCAACCAGCGACCGAGGTCGCCGGTCTTGTACAGGCGTGCGTTCGGCTCAAGGCTGAACGGATCGGCCATGAAGCGCTCGGCGCTCAGCTCCGGCCGGTTCAAATAACCCCGGGCCACACCAACACCGCCGATGTGGATTTCCCCGGCGACGCCCAGCGGCGCTGGCTCACCTCGCGCATCCAGCACGTGGACCTGGACGTTGGCAAACGGCCGGCCGATGCTCGGCCTTTCACCCAGGTCACGGATCAGGTCGATGGTGGCGTCCACCGTGCACTCGGTGGGGCCGTACATGTTGTAGAAACGGATGCTCTGGCAGTTGCGCAGCTTCTCCCAGGTGGCGGCGTTGATCGCCTCGCCCCCCAGCAACACGCTGACCGGTTGGTAGCTCTGACGCTCCAGCAGACCGGCGGCGAGCAGAGTATCGAGCTGCGACGGGGTGGAGTCGAAGGCATGCACCTGGTGCTGTTCGAGGAAATCCAGTAACTCGCTGCCGCTGGCGCGGATCAGTTGCGGGATGATCACCAGGCGGTGGCCGGAGAACAGCTGGGAGATGCCCTTGATCGACATGTCGAAGAAGAACCCAGCGTTCAGGGCCACGGTAGCCGGGGTCGGGCAGTGCTGGTGGGTGGTGCGGGTCAGCACGTGCCAGAAGTTGAACACCGAACGGTGCTCGACCATCACGCCTTTGGACTGGCCGGTGGAGCCGGAGGTGTAGATCACGTAGGCCAGATGGTCCGCGGTCAGGCCCGCTACCTGTGGGTTGCTATCGAAAGCCGCATCGTCCGCCGCTTGCAACGATTCCACGATGTCCAGCAGCAATACTGGCAGCTCCCCGGACGGCAGGGACAGCGCCGATTGGGTCAACAGTACCTGGGGTTGACTGTCAGCCAGCATGAACGCCATGCGCTCCGCCGGGTGAGCCGGGTCGATGGGCACGTAGGCCGCGCCGGCCTTGAGCACGCCCAACAGGCCAACGATCATCTCCAGGCTGCGCTCGGCACAGATCGCCACGCGCTGATCGGGTTGCACGCCAAGGTCGAGCAACTGCCGGGCCAGGTGGTTGGCGCGGCGATTGAGCTGGCGATAGCTCAACTGGCGGTCTTCGCAGACCAGGGCCACCGCGTCAGGGTTGGCCTGCACCTGGGCTTCGAACAGCTGGTGGATCGGTTGCGCCGCACCGAAATCGCTGGCGGTGCGGTTGAAGTCCTCAAGCAGCAACTGGCGTTCGCTGGCGGGCACTACGTCGAGGCTGCTGGCGAGGCGTTCCGGCGACTGCTCGAGGGCATCCACCAATGCAGCCACGGCTTGGCCAAGATAGGCGGCGATGCGTTGCGGATCGATGCCAGTGATGGATTGAGCCGTCAGCGAGAAGCCGTCAGCCACATTCGCCACGGCGATTTCGATGGGGTAGTTGGTGCGGGTTTCCGAGGCGATGAAGTGCATGCCTTCGTGCTCGCCCATGTCCTCGACATTTTCCCCGGAAGCGTTCACCAGGTCGCCATGACGGCAGTTGAGGATCACCGTGAACAGCGGCAACGAAGCGTCCACCGCGCTGCAACGCTGGGCCAGGGCCAGGGAGGCCTGTTCGTGGGTCAGCAGTTCGCTCAGTTGCTGGTAGGCGTCATGGACGATGTCGCTGACGGTGTGCTGCTGCAAGCGGATGCGCATCGGCAAGGTGTTGATGAACATGCCCAACGCATGGTCGGCGCCGGCGGTGCCTTGGGAGCGACCCGACAGCACCGTGCCGAAAATCCCGTCGTCGCGGCCGCTGGTCGCGGCTACCACCAGGCCCCACGCTGCATGGAACAGCACCGAGGTCGGCACTCCTTGCCGGCGCGCCGTGTGGCGAATCCGGGCGCTGAGTTCGTCGCTCAGATACTTGACCGAGCGTTGGATCCCGACGCCGCTGCCGCGGACATCCAGCATCCCGTAAGGCGCAGTGGTGGTGTCGACATCGGCCAGCAAGCGTCGAAAGTAGGCTTCGTGCCCGGACTGGGGCACGCTGGCAGCCTGGGCGATGAAGTTGCGGTACGGCTGGGACGGCGGCAGGCTGTGGGCCTCACCGGCCAGCACTGCCTGAATCTCACGCATGATCAGGCGCAGGGTCACATTATCGCTGACCAGGTGGTGGTCGAGCAGCGCCAGCAGCCATTGCCCGCGAGGCTCGTCCTGGATGATGTACGCGGCGATCAACGGCGCCCGCTGCAGGTCGAGGCGCAGATGATGGGTGTCGGTGGTGTCACGCAGGATCTGCAAGGCGTCTTCGCCGGGGAAACACTCCAGGGTCACCACCGGCAGTTGCGCCTGGCGATGGACGATCTGCACCGGCTGCGGCAGGCCCTGCCAGCGCAGGGCGCTGCGCAGGATATCGTGGCGATCGATCACCACCTGCACGGCGGCCAGGAAATCATCGAGCAACTGGCGCCGATTGAACGTCACCACCGTGCGCATCAGGTAGGCATCGCCTTCGGACTGCAACAGGTGGTGGAACAGGATGCCTTCCTGCAACGACGACAGCGGATAGATGTCCTGCACATTGGCAGCGCCGCCGGGAACATCGGCGACAATCTGCTCGATTTCCTGCGGGCTGAGGGTCACCAGCGGCAGCATGTGCGGTTCGATGGCCGTGCAGTCAACGGGGATCAGGTTCGCCGGCACGACCCGTTGCGCGTTGTTGCCGCCGGCCAGGACAGCAGCCATGGCCTTGAGGGTTGGTGCCGAGAACACCGTGCGCACGTCCAGTTGCAGGTCGGCCTGGCGCAGACGTTCGATCAGGCTGATGACCAGGAAGGAATGGCCGCCGAGTTCGAAGAAGTGGTCCTGGCGACCCACCCGTTCTAGCCCGAGCAGTTCCTGCCAGGCATTGGCCAGAGTGATTTCGATCGTCCCCAGCGGCGCCTCATACTGCTGGCTCGCGGCGGCGGAGGCGTCCGGTGCCGGCAGGGCGTTGCGGTCCAGCTTGCCGTTGGTGGTCAGCGGCCAGGCCGCGAGGGTGACGAAGGCACTGGGCAGCATGTGCTCGGCCAGCACGCTCGCCAGTTGGCTGCGCAAAGCCGACGACTCCACAACGACCCCATCATGGGCGATCAGGTACGCCACCAGGCGCTTGTCGCCGGGTTGGTCTTCGCGCACGGTCACCAGGGCTTCGCGGACTTCGGCGCAGGCCAGCAGTTGGGCCTCGATTTCCCCCAGCTCGATGCGGAAACCACGGATCTTGATCTGCGAGTCGTTGCGGCCCACGTAGACCACGCCGCCGTCGGCGCGGTAGCGGGCGACGTCGCCGGTGCGGTACAGCCGCGCACCCGCTTGTGACGCGAACGGGTCGGGAATGAAGCGCTCGGCATTCAGCTCATCGCGATTCAGATAATGCCGGGCGACACCGGCGCCGCCGATATGGATCTCGCCATTGACCCCCACCGGCACCGGTTGCCCATAGTCGTCGAGAATGCGCAGGCACAGGTCGGGCAGGGGGGGGCCGATCAGGCTTGGCGCGCCCGCGTCGATTTCATCCTGGCTGACCGGGTAGTAAGTGGCGTGCACGGTGATCTCGGTGATGCCGTACATGTTCACCAGGCGCGTGCGGGATAGCGCCGTGCGGGCGGTCCATGGCCGCAGGCTGCGGAAGTCCAGGGCCTCGCCGCCGAAGATCACCTCCCGCAGGCTGTGCTCCAGGTCGCTGCGCTCACGGGCCTCGATGAACTGGCGGAACGCGCTCGGGGTCTGGTTCAGCACGGTCACCTGTTGCTGGCAGACCAGTGCGTAGAAGTCGTCGGGCGAACGGGCCACGTCGCTCGGGACCACCACCAGTTTGCCGCCGTAGCTCAGCGCGCCCCAGATTTCCCAGACCGAGAAGTCGAACGCAAAGGAGTGGAACAGCGTCCAGACGTCGTTGCGAGTGAAGTCGAACAGTTGCGCAGTGGCGTCGAACAGGCGTGCGACGTTGCCGTGCTCCACCAGCACCCCTTTGGGCAGCCCGGTGGAACCCGAGGTGTAGATGACGTAGGCCAGGTGCCGCGACGTCAGGCCGAGGGCGTCGGCGTCCGGATTGCGGTCCAGCTCTGGCAGGTCATCGGCCGCGAGGTCTTCGTCGAGGCTGACCACCGGCACGGCGTGCCCAGGCAGCGCGTCGAGGCAGTCCGGTTGCGCCAGCAGTGCTACCGGGGCGCTGTCGTCCAGCAGGTAGCCGAGCCGTTCGGCGGGGTAGGCCGGGTCCAGTGGCACGTAGGCCGCCCCGGCCTTGAGCACCGCCAGTACCGCGCAGACCATTTCCACGCCACGTCGGGCCAGGATGGCGACCCGATCATCGGGGCGCACGCCTTGGGCCAGCAGCGCCTGGGCGATGCGGTTGGCGCGGCGGTTGAGGGCCTGGTAACTCAGTTCCGTTTCGCCGAAGACCAGGGCAATGTTCTGGGGCTGGACGGCGGCGAGTTGTTCGAAGCGCTGATGAATCAACGCTTCGGGGCTGAACACGGCCTTGGGCGGCAGCACCGCCGGCGAGGCCAGGCGCTGTGCCGGGCTGAGCAATGGCAAGGCCAGCGCCGGTTGCTCGACATCCGTCACCATCGCTTCGAGCAGGGTCTGGAAATGCTGGGCGAAGCGCTCCACGGTGGGGCGGTCGAACAGGTCGGTGGCGTATTCGATCACCCCGGCCAGCATTCCGCCGTTATTGCCCAGCGTCAGCATCAGATCGAACTGTGAAGTTTCATGGGCCTGGGCTACAGGGATCAGAGTCAGGCCGGGCAGGTCCAACTCAACACCACCAGGGGTATTGTTCAGCGACAGCGCTACTTGGCACAGCGGGTTGTGACTCAGCGAGCGCGGCGGCTGTACAGCTTCGATGACCTGTTCAAAAGGAATGTCCTGATGCTCGTAGGCAGTCAAGGTTGTCTGTTTGATCTGTTCCAGCAACTGCACCACGCTCGGGTTCTGCGTCAGGTCGACGCGCAGGGCCAGGGTGTTGACGAAGAAGCCGATCAGGTTTTCGGTCTCGGTGCGGCTGCGGTTGGCCGTCGGTACGCCGATGACCACGTCTCGTTCGTTGCCCAGGCGCGCCATGAGCACCGACCAGGCACTGAGCAGCGCCATGAACAGGGTGACGTTGTGTGCCTGGCAGAACTGCTCCAGGCGTTCGCGCAAGGCCGGGGCGATGGTCACCGCAACGTCGCCGCCGCGGTAGCTTTGCATCGCCGGACGTGGGCGGTCGGTGGGCAGGGACAGCAACGCCGGCGCGCCTTCCAGATGCTCACGCCAGAATCCTGCCTGGCGATTGAGCCGTTCGCCGTCGAAGGTCTGGTGTTGCCAGGCTGCGTAGTCGGCATATTGGATCGGCAACGCCGGCAGGGGATCGGGTTGCTGCTGGCTGAAGGCCCGGTAGAGGGCGGCGAATTCCTTGACCAGCACACCCACCGACCAGCCGTCGGAGATGATGTGGTGCTGGGTGATCAACAGGATGTGTTCGTCATCGGCCAGGCGCAGCAGGCGTCCACGAATCAATGGCCCACGGCTCAGATCGAACGGCGCCAGGGCCTCGGTGTTGCCGATGCGTGACGCGCTGAGGCTGGCCTGCTCATAGGGCAGCGCGCGCAGATCCTGTTCGGCCAGGATGAAGCCGCAGTCCGCCGGGGCGATGACCTGCACCGGTTGTTCGCCACGGCGTTCGAAGGTGGTGCGCAGGCTTTCATGCCGGGCCACCAGGCGGTCCAGCGCGGCCTTGAGAGCCGCCCGGTCAAGATCGCCGCGTAGCAGCAAGGCCGCCGGCATGTGATAAGCGCTGCCGGCGCCGGAATCGAGCTGGTCGAGGAACCACAGGCGTTGCTGGGCGAACGACAACGCCAGCGGCCCGTTGCGGTCGACCTGGCCGATGGTCGCGGCCTCGGTGGTTTGCGGCTGACCCACCACCCGCGCCAGCTCCTCCACGGTGGGATGGCTGAACAGCTCGCGCAGCATCAGCTCGCCGCCCAACTGTTGCCGTACCCGGGACACCAGTTGTGCGGCCAGCAGGGAATGCCCGCCCAGCTCGAAGAAACTGTCATGGCGACCCACGCGCTCCAGGCCCAGCAACTCCTGGAAAATCTGCGCCAGGGCGGTTTCGGTAGCGCCCTCGGGGGCGGTGTAGCCGCGCTCGGACATGGCGCCCAGGTCCGGCTCGGGCAAGGCATCCTGGTCGAGTTTGCCGTTGGCCGTCAGCGGGTAGGCGTGCAGGCTGACGAAGGCCGTCGGGATCATGTAGTCGGGCAGGGTGGCCCCCAGTTGCTTGCGCAAGGCCGCTACTTCCAGCACCGCGCCCGAACGGGGAATCAGGTAGGCGATCAGGCGTTTGCCCTGGTTCGCGTCCTCACGGGCCAGCACCTTGGCTTCCCGCACGCCCTCACAAGCCAGCAGCTTGGCTTCGATCTCCCCCAACTCGATGCGGAAACCACGGATCTTCACCTGGGCGTCCATCCGGCCCAGGTGCACGATCTCGCCATTGTCCAGCAACTTGCCCAGGTCCCCGGAGCGATACAGTCGCTCGCCGGGACGGAACGGGTCGGCAATGAAGCGTTCGGCGCTGAGGGCCGGACGGTTCAGGTAGCCACGGCCGACCCCCAGGCCGCCGACGCAGATCTCACCGGCCACGCCCACGGGCAGCAGCCGCTGCTGGGCGTCGAGCACATAGGCGACGGTGGTCGGAATCGGCCGGCCGACGTTGGAGATACCAGCGGCGATGTCCGCCGCGCCAATGGCTTTGTAGGTGACGTGGACACAGGTTTCGGTGATGCCGTACATGTTCACCAGTGCCACATGCCCGAAGGCACGGTGGAAGGCGTCGAGCTTGCCCAGCTCCAGGCTTTCCCCGCCGAAAATCACGTAGCGCAAATGCTCCAGACGCACATCCGCCGCGGCCAGTGCGGCGGCACTGAGCTGGTGGAACGCCGACGGAGTCTGGTTCAGCACCGTCACCTGTTCGCGTTCGAGGAAACCCAGCAGTGCTGCCGGATCGCGACGCAGGGTCTCGGGCACCAGGGTCAGGCGGGCGCCATGGAGCAGCGCGCCGAAGATTTCCCAGACCGAGAAGTCGAAGGCGTTGGAATGGAACAGCGACCAGACATCCTCGGCATTGAACTGGAAGTCCGGGCGGTTGTTATGCAGCAGGCGCACGACGTTGCGGTGTTCGAGCA is from Pseudomonas sp. B21-056 and encodes:
- a CDS encoding non-ribosomal peptide synthetase is translated as MNEHNDSLDQLKRAALLQLLKQRGATRVIDTTPDEMLVVDRNSPLVLSFSQQRMWFLDQLDPTASVAYHMPASLLLRGELNQPALKAALDRLVARHESLRTTFRREGEHPVQVIAPEQCGFTLVEHDLSHLPRDQVEQQAARLTESEALTPFDLLHGPLIRGSLLRLASNEHILLITQHHIISDGWSIGILVKEFATLYEAFSAQRPDPLPPLALQYADYAAWQRQHLEGERLNQQVEFWRSHLAGAPALLSLPTDRPRPAVLSYRGETMKFELSASLSSAIGQFAKSRAATSFMALMAAWAVLLARISGQQDLVIGTVVANRDRQDVQSLIGFFVNTLALRVRLDANPTLDQVLRQVKDLMLESSTRQDTPFEQVVEALKPARSASYSPVFQTMLYTNAGGASGHRLQLPGLHLEFLPSAKDTTQHDLSLHIDESGPNLSCSLSYSTTLFDAATIERLAARFERLLQCFTEAPDTRVGALELDPPLALPAITALTPVPERMPLSYHQERLWFVDTFETGYLYDANPVYHNIPLLLELTGEINQTALQTALDGLLARHTILRCRLSSDGASAWQRFDGPATLPLERLQGNPDTLAAQALAETRRPLAMNGGSLVRASLVQADERTAVLAIAVHHLLADRTSMQLLKRDLLALYAAACAERDAELPALPLGYGDFAAWQRQLPAAVLENLRAYWAYQLRGKLQALELPLNRPRMAVHVFAEATHAFTLEASLVRRLEALAREVGASSDSLALSAFTALLRRYAGHDELVIGTTAACREAILHDIVGPLDNLLVMRGFCDSDTTLQQLWEQTTGNLTQALRHRHMQFDQLVLALNPAKDMSRTALFDVLFNFQRDSDSNALVAGLAVNTLESNLGYGKNDLHLLINAAEQHWAGHVVYNAEFFDPAFIQQLMRHYVRLLEAFVDDFQQRVDDVPLLDTAERQRQIIDFNDSEAAWPDTLTLQQIFEEQARRTPERIAVNLDQEQLTYRQLNEQANRLAHRLRAAGVRPQELVAIALERSVQMIVATLAVLKAGGAYVPIDPASPQERIAYVLRDSGARKAIARQAMEPALQALGIEVLDPTLGSVDASVANPANVNSPDHLCYVIYTSGSTGEPKGALLEHRNVVRLLHNNRPDFQFNAEDVWSLFHSNAFDFSVWEIFGALLHGARLTLVPETLRRDPAALLGFLEREQVTVLNQTPSAFHQLSAAALAAADVRLEHLRYVIFGGESLELGKLDAFHRAFGHVALVNMYGITETCVHVTYKAIGAADIAAGISNVGRPIPTTVAYVLDAQQRLLPVGVAGEICVGGLGVGRGYLNRPALSAERFIADPFRPGERLYRSGDLGKLLDNGEIVHLGRMDAQVKIRGFRIELGEIEAKLLACEGVREAKVLAREDANQGKRLIAYLIPRSGAVLEVAALRKQLGATLPDYMIPTAFVSLHAYPLTANGKLDQDALPEPDLGAMSERGYTAPEGATETALAQIFQELLGLERVGRHDSFFELGGHSLLAAQLVSRVRQQLGGELMLRELFSHPTVEELARVVGQPQTTEAATIGQVDRNGPLALSFAQQRLWFLDQLDSGAGSAYHMPAALLLRGDLDRAALKAALDRLVARHESLRTTFERRGEQPVQVIAPADCGFILAEQDLRALPYEQASLSASRIGNTEALAPFDLSRGPLIRGRLLRLADDEHILLITQHHIISDGWSVGVLVKEFAALYRAFSQQQPDPLPALPIQYADYAAWQHQTFDGERLNRQAGFWREHLEGAPALLSLPTDRPRPAMQSYRGGDVAVTIAPALRERLEQFCQAHNVTLFMALLSAWSVLMARLGNERDVVIGVPTANRSRTETENLIGFFVNTLALRVDLTQNPSVVQLLEQIKQTTLTAYEHQDIPFEQVIEAVQPPRSLSHNPLCQVALSLNNTPGGVELDLPGLTLIPVAQAHETSQFDLMLTLGNNGGMLAGVIEYATDLFDRPTVERFAQHFQTLLEAMVTDVEQPALALPLLSPAQRLASPAVLPPKAVFSPEALIHQRFEQLAAVQPQNIALVFGETELSYQALNRRANRIAQALLAQGVRPDDRVAILARRGVEMVCAVLAVLKAGAAYVPLDPAYPAERLGYLLDDSAPVALLAQPDCLDALPGHAVPVVSLDEDLAADDLPELDRNPDADALGLTSRHLAYVIYTSGSTGLPKGVLVEHGNVARLFDATAQLFDFTRNDVWTLFHSFAFDFSVWEIWGALSYGGKLVVVPSDVARSPDDFYALVCQQQVTVLNQTPSAFRQFIEARERSDLEHSLREVIFGGEALDFRSLRPWTARTALSRTRLVNMYGITEITVHATYYPVSQDEIDAGAPSLIGPPLPDLCLRILDDYGQPVPVGVNGEIHIGGAGVARHYLNRDELNAERFIPDPFASQAGARLYRTGDVARYRADGGVVYVGRNDSQIKIRGFRIELGEIEAQLLACAEVREALVTVREDQPGDKRLVAYLIAHDGVVVESSALRSQLASVLAEHMLPSAFVTLAAWPLTTNGKLDRNALPAPDASAAASQQYEAPLGTIEITLANAWQELLGLERVGRQDHFFELGGHSFLVISLIERLRQADLQLDVRTVFSAPTLKAMAAVLAGGNNAQRVVPANLIPVDCTAIEPHMLPLVTLSPQEIEQIVADVPGGAANVQDIYPLSSLQEGILFHHLLQSEGDAYLMRTVVTFNRRQLLDDFLAAVQVVIDRHDILRSALRWQGLPQPVQIVHRQAQLPVVTLECFPGEDALQILRDTTDTHHLRLDLQRAPLIAAYIIQDEPRGQWLLALLDHHLVSDNVTLRLIMREIQAVLAGEAHSLPPSQPYRNFIAQAASVPQSGHEAYFRRLLADVDTTTAPYGMLDVRGSGVGIQRSVKYLSDELSARIRHTARRQGVPTSVLFHAAWGLVVAATSGRDDGIFGTVLSGRSQGTAGADHALGMFINTLPMRIRLQQHTVSDIVHDAYQQLSELLTHEQASLALAQRCSAVDASLPLFTVILNCRHGDLVNASGENVEDMGEHEGMHFIASETRTNYPIEIAVANVADGFSLTAQSITGIDPQRIAAYLGQAVAALVDALEQSPERLASSLDVVPASERQLLLEDFNRTASDFGAAQPIHQLFEAQVQANPDAVALVCEDRQLSYRQLNRRANHLARQLLDLGVQPDQRVAICAERSLEMIVGLLGVLKAGAAYVPIDPAHPAERMAFMLADSQPQVLLTQSALSLPSGELPVLLLDIVESLQAADDAAFDSNPQVAGLTADHLAYVIYTSGSTGQSKGVMVEHRSVFNFWHVLTRTTHQHCPTPATVALNAGFFFDMSIKGISQLFSGHRLVIIPQLIRASGSELLDFLEQHQVHAFDSTPSQLDTLLAAGLLERQSYQPVSVLLGGEAINAATWEKLRNCQSIRFYNMYGPTECTVDATIDLIRDLGERPSIGRPFANVQVHVLDARGEPAPLGVAGEIHIGGVGVARGYLNRPELSAERFMADPFSLEPNARLYKTGDLGRWLADGTLEYLGRNDFQVKIRGFRIELGEIENALVACPGIREAVVIAREDSQGDAENKRLVAYVCGEPVPAEQLRSTLLSGLPEYMVPSAFVHLDALPLTANGKLDRRALPEPGQESLASKAYEAPLGDTEIAIAEIWKGLLHLDQVGRHDGFLELGGHSLLAVQLLSRLRRKLGARITLRELFDAPTVRGLAALVHSASPNEAASIPLANRSGRLPLSFSQQRLWFLDHLDHAAGAAYHLPLALRLTGSLDKAALQATLDRLVARHETLRTRFELVDGEPVQKIAPADYRFQLEQQDLRSMPADERSITLKRLGQVNATQLFDLNQGPLMRGHLVQLADEEHVLFMTLHHIVSDGWSNSVLAREVSVLYSAFAQGQKDPLPPLALQYVDYAAWQRKSLEGPALQAQIDFWRQHLEGAPALLNLPLDRPRPAIQSYAGGIVDYAFSVSLSAELRAFSQAQGSTLFMVLLAGWSVLMSHLSGQHDVVVGTPVANRQRPELEALIGFFANTLALRVDTGRDSRVDELLARIKDQTLAAYSHQDLPFEQVVSALQPTRSMSHSPLFQVMLSLNNTPPAPLQLPGLAVQTLESPHNTTQFDLSLSLIDNGERIGGSLQYANDLFDRETVQNIAELFAKVLENLVTDPRQSIGQLLESTPPLVRSVTAVTSPTSTEDNPVPALPYEAPRGDTEIAIAALWQDLFKQERISRHDDFFSLGGISLMAVQMASRLRKVLGKPIAVRDLFVEPTIAGFARTLDGQARPGANSNLVPIRRSGSQRPLYLVHPLGGEVQYARDLAPSLDPQVPVYGLAASGLVAGEAPLSDVPSMATRYLAGIRQVQPQGPYRIAGWSAGGLIAYEMARQLLAAGEIVEFLGIIDASARPDPVPTQALSEAQFLMAWLPEQIAPDLLGQLSELAQHSAIDAMLTLCISHRLLPEELPHDIDAALLRTHLGVAYAMRQAIGAYVSPPSPLEVSLFTASEQHRDDPTLGWRGLLNEQVSVTALPGNHNTLVKAPHVARLGEAMSQALKARAVS